The Candidatus Binatia bacterium genome segment GGTTTGTAGGACGCTGCCGGCGATGCCCTGGTCGGCCGGGAACCGAAGCGTGGCGAGTTGGGCTGCGACTTCGGGATTCCGCGAGACCACGAACGGGAAGTAGAGCTCGTCCTTCTCCCGGTCGTGCAGGAGGACCGAGGCGCCTTCGGCGTCGAAGACGTCCTGGCACTTCTCGACGACTAGAGTAACGAGGTCGTCGAGTTCGAGCCGCGTCGCGAAGGCGCACGCCAGATCGTACAGCAGTCGCAGCCGTTGGGGATCGGTCGGTGCGGCGTGTGTTGCGGGACTCATGCCTCGGCTCCAGGTAAGATTGGTACGCGACTCAGGCCGCCGGGTCGAGGGGAAGGGCGTACACGGAGACCTGCTCCTTGCGGCCGCGGATCGGGACTTCTCCGCGGGGTTCGAAACCGGTCGTAGCGTCACCGGCGTCGTCGAAGGTCGGGCCGTCGATTGCGACGGCAGCCTCGAGATCCCGGGTTTGGTCCTGGAGCCGAGAGGCCACATTCACCGTGTCGCCGATCGCCGTGTAGATGAGCCGTTCCTTGGTTTCGACGTTGCCGATGAACACCCGGCCGGTGGCGATCCCGACGCCGACCTGAATCGCCCGGTTTCCGCCTCCGAGCTCCAGGCGGTCGATCTCGGATACGATCGAGCAGCCGGCCTGGACGGCGGAGCGTGCGTGCGCAGGGTTGGGATTCGGGGCGCCGAACACGGCCATGACCCCGTCGCCGAGGAACTCGACGACCGTGCCGTCGTGCTGGCGGATGACGCTGGAAATCGCCTCGGTGAGTTCGTTCACGACCGAGAAGATCGCTTCGGCTTCCTTCCCTTCGGAGTACGTCGAGTACCCGCGAACGTCGGCGAACAAGACGGAGAGTTCCCGTTCTCCCCCCTCGATGTCCTCGCCGGCGGCCAGATGATCGGCGACCGACGAGGGGACGTAGCGTCGGAACGAGTCGCGCATCGCGCGTTCCTGCTGGAGGATCTCGGCTTCGTCGAAGCGTTGTAGGACGTCGCTCGTCTTCTCGGCGACGGCTCGCAGAAGGGCCTTGTCGGTCGTGGAGTAGACGTCGCCGGAGCGCTTGGCGCCCAGCGCGAGGACGGCCGCGACGCGACCGGAGCGTCGGATTGCAAACACGAGTGTCGCGCCGAGTTCTGCGAGCGCCGCGAGATCCTCGGACTCGGCGTGGAACTTCTCCGTCAGATCGATCCCACCCTTGGCCGTCTCGAGGCTCTCGAGTGAGAACTGGGCGGGGGCGTCGCCGCCGGAGAACCGGCCTCGTTGGTAGACCGGCGCGGCGGTCTGTTCGAGGGCGCCGAAGACGACGCAGCCCTCAGGTAGCAGGAGTGTGTACAGTCGTCGCCCGAGCAGCGGGGGGAGGGCCTCGGGGGTTTCGCAGCCGTCGAGGGCTTGCAGGAGATCGTCCACCCCTTGCTCGAGTGCGTGCCGTTCCGAGAAGAAGACCCGCTCGATGTGGGGTTTCAGAACCCTCTGCCCCGGAACGACTCCGGCAGCGAAGATGGCGGACAGCGAGATCTGGCTCTGCGTGGCACTCGTTCCCAGCACGGCGCTCGCGATTTCGGCGAGCCACGGGACGACGGTGAGCAGTCCAGCGATGAGCACGATCGACAGGATCGAGTACGCGGTCGTCGAGAGAATGAGCCGGTCGACGTCGAAGGCGTTGAAGCGCACGATCGCGACGAAGAAGCAGATCGGTATGAGGACAGTCGCGAGGTTCGCGACGTCGTGAAGCCACCAGAGCTCCGGTCGGACGGCGATCAGAGCGGCCGCGGCCAGCAGTGGCGCCATGCCGAGATAGAGCCCGAGTACGACCCAGCGGAGCTGTCGGCGCCCGCGAGGGCGGGCGCGGCGGTAGCCCTGGGTCAGCACGAACAGGACGGTCGCGAGCCAGACGAACGTGATGGCGAACGTCACCTGGAGCGAGAGGACCGGGGGGAATGGAATCCCGACGACCCAGCCGGTGGAAACGGGGCCGAAGATCGAGAAGACCCAGATCCAGGCGGGTACCTTTTCGGGACCGGCTTCGTTGTCGTGAAGGATCACAAATATCGGTCGCAGCATGAGCGGGTAAAGGACCACAGAGGACAGGGCGAACACTGCGAGCCACCCGTACGTCACCTCGGGGCCGCCGCCGAAGAAGAAGGTCCAGTGCAGGCCGTAGACCATCGCGGCGACGAAGAACGCCCGACCCAGGCGCGTCCCGCGGCGCCGCAACAAAACGAGCGAGCCGGCGATGACGAATCCGACGGTGACCGGGACGGCCCGCCACGGAAACGGAATCGGTGTGAGGGCGAGGGTGATCTCGCCGGGGGTGCCGTCGCGCTCGTACCGGAGCGGCACGGTGAGGTTCGCGTCTGCGACGGCGAGGGTTTGGGCGAAGACCCCGACCGGTCCTTCGTGTTCGAGCGGAACGTCGCCTACCCGCAGAAGCCGGTCTCCGACCTGAAGGCCGGATTGGGCTGCGAGGGTTCCGGGCCAGAGAGCGCGCACCACCGGCGCGTCTCCGGACTCGGTGGTTTCGACCCAGAAACCCGGCCAGGCGAGACGACCGTCCGCCACGCGGTCGACGTGTAGCGCGAAGGCTCCGATCCACAACGGGAGGAGCACGGCCGCCAGGAGGCCGTCGATCAGGTAGCTCGACTTCACCTCGCGCCGCTCATGCGGACGTCGCCTTTAGTCCTCGGGTGTCACGGCGACGAAGAGCTTCGCCTCGATCACCGTCGCGAGCGGGTTGTCCTCGTTGTTGGAAAAGGCCTTGATGCCGGCGGTCCTGAGCACGACGAAATCGCCCGTAGTCTTGAAGTAGTGCCGCATCGCGGCTTCCATCCGGCTGTCCGCGCGCTGGAACAGGAAGTCGTCGATGATACCGCCGTCGCGCACAGCGGCGGCGGCGAGTGCCTCGTCGAGACGGCGGTCGGAGTTCGGCAGGTCGGCGATCTCGACGCCCTGCTTCATGTTGGCGATCAGCTCCTCGGCGGTGGCGCCCTTCACGTTCATGTAGTTCTGCGCGACGATCCGCCGCTTACCCTGCGCGACGAACTGGAGCTGGATGCTCACAGTGTGGATGTCGTCTTCCTCTTCGTCCTCGTTCCACTCACCGGTCTGGTCGTCGATCACGATGGTCGCTTTGACGGTGATCGGGCGCCGGCGGGCACCGCTGCGCGTGATCTGACACCTGCCACCGGGGCAGTCGGCGCCACCGCCGCAGCTGAGCCCCGAGGAACTGCCGCCTTGGCAGAGTGCATCGAGATTCTCGATCCGACCGCCGGATCCGGGCGCGCCGGCGAGGGCCGAGTCGGCCAGGCCGACGAAGAGAGAGAGAGCAATGATGAGCGTGAGTCGAATCGTATTCACTTTGAAGCCTCCTTTGTCCCATTTCTAATGGCTGGTTGCGACAGTGGGGGCAAGGCGGATCTCCGGCACATGACATGATCAGGGGACGGCTGGTTGGTGGCGATGTCGGGGGTGCTTTGGAAGATGCCACGGGCGCATCTCCGGTTGGGACGGGAGCTTTTCGTGATCCCGGCCGAGAGCGAGTCCCGCGCCCCGGCCGTGCAGAGCGGCCCGCGTTGTCGCCTTCCGGCCGGGCGAGTTGCAGGGGGCTCGATCAGACTGGGATCAGGGGTGTTCCCAGCAGCCAGCCGACCCCGTCGATCGTGAGGATCGCGCCGAGAAGGATCAAAAGCGCGATGATCAGGCCCCGTCCCCAGACGTCGAAGAATCGGGCGATTCGGGCGAAGATCGCCTCGCTCTGGGTCGGGAAGACGAACCGGATGAGGGGAATCATACAGAGGGGGAAGAGGAAGACGGCGTTGTAATACAGGAGGGCCCCGATTCCTCC includes the following:
- a CDS encoding adenylate/guanylate cyclase domain-containing protein translates to MKSSYLIDGLLAAVLLPLWIGAFALHVDRVADGRLAWPGFWVETTESGDAPVVRALWPGTLAAQSGLQVGDRLLRVGDVPLEHEGPVGVFAQTLAVADANLTVPLRYERDGTPGEITLALTPIPFPWRAVPVTVGFVIAGSLVLLRRRGTRLGRAFFVAAMVYGLHWTFFFGGGPEVTYGWLAVFALSSVVLYPLMLRPIFVILHDNEAGPEKVPAWIWVFSIFGPVSTGWVVGIPFPPVLSLQVTFAITFVWLATVLFVLTQGYRRARPRGRRQLRWVVLGLYLGMAPLLAAAALIAVRPELWWLHDVANLATVLIPICFFVAIVRFNAFDVDRLILSTTAYSILSIVLIAGLLTVVPWLAEIASAVLGTSATQSQISLSAIFAAGVVPGQRVLKPHIERVFFSERHALEQGVDDLLQALDGCETPEALPPLLGRRLYTLLLPEGCVVFGALEQTAAPVYQRGRFSGGDAPAQFSLESLETAKGGIDLTEKFHAESEDLAALAELGATLVFAIRRSGRVAAVLALGAKRSGDVYSTTDKALLRAVAEKTSDVLQRFDEAEILQQERAMRDSFRRYVPSSVADHLAAGEDIEGGERELSVLFADVRGYSTYSEGKEAEAIFSVVNELTEAISSVIRQHDGTVVEFLGDGVMAVFGAPNPNPAHARSAVQAGCSIVSEIDRLELGGGNRAIQVGVGIATGRVFIGNVETKERLIYTAIGDTVNVASRLQDQTRDLEAAVAIDGPTFDDAGDATTGFEPRGEVPIRGRKEQVSVYALPLDPAA